From Solibaculum mannosilyticum:
TGGGGTTTGACGAAATTAACACCCCTATTCTGACCTGTTCTTCTCCCGAAGGCGCCCGCGATTATATCATCCCCTCCCGCAAATACGAGGGCAAATTCTACGCCTTGCCTCAGGCTCCCCAGCAGTTTAAGCAGCTCCTGATGGTGGGCGGCTTCAACAAATACTTCCAGATCGCCCCCTGTTTCCGCGATGAGGACGCCCGCGCCGACCGTTCCCCCGGCGAATTCTACCAGCTGGACTTTGAGATGGCTTTTGCCACACAGGAAGATGTCTTTGCTGTGGCCGATGAAGTGCTTTACGATGTGTTTACCACCTTTAGCGATAAAAAGGTTTCTCCCAAGCCTTTCGTCCGTATCCCGTACGAAGAGGCCATGCTTAAATACGGCACCGATAAGCCGGACTTGCGCAATCCCCTGGTCATCACCAACCTGTCCGACTTTTTTGTGGACGTAGACTTTATGCCCTTTAAGAACCGGCCTGTCCGTGGTATCGTGGTGGAGGACTGCGCCAAGATGCCCAAGTCCTTCTTTGAGAACATGCTCAAGTACGCCACATCCATCGGTATGAAGGGTCTTGGTTACCTGACCATGCTGGAGGGCATGCAGTTCAAAGGCCCCATCGCCAAGTTCCTCACACCTGAGAAGCAGCAGGAATTGGTGGATCGTCTCTCCCTCAAAAAGGACGATACCCTCTTCTTCATCAGCGACGCTAAGACGGTGGTGGATCGTCTGGCCGGCCTGATCCGCACTGAGCTCGCCGAACGCAAGGGCATCATCGACAAGGACCGCTTTGAATTCTGCTACATCACCGATTTTCCCATGTACGAGAAAAATGAAGAGGGTAACATCGACTTCACCCACAATCCCTTCTCCATGCCCCAGGGTGGTTTAGAAGCTTTGGAAACCATGAATCCTTTGGACATCAAAGCTTATCAGTACGATATTGTATGCAACGGCGTGGAGCTTTCCTCTGGTGCTGTACGTAATCATCGTCCCGACATTATGGTCAAGGCCTTCGAAATCGCCGGCTACTCCAAGGACGAAGTGGAGAAGCGTTTCGGCGCCCTCTACAACGCCTTCCAGTACGGCGCTCCCCCTCATGCCGGTATGGCTCCTGGTGTGGACCGTATGATTATGCTGCTCAAGGATGAGGAAAGTATCCGTGAAGTTATCGCATTCCCCATGAACGCTTCGGCTCAGGATCTGCTGTTAGGCGCTCCCGGCAATGTTACCGAACAGCAGCTGCGTGAAGTACACATCAAATTAAGATAAATAAGGAATCGTGATCGACATGCAACTAACAAACGATTTACTGACCACTATGGAAGACCTCGCCCTGGTGCACTTTGAAGGTGCTGAGCGTGACGCCGCTGTGGCCGATCTGGAGGAAGTGCTCTCCTGCTTAGAGGGCATTCAATCGGTTGACACAGGCGACCGTCAGCCTCTGATCCATATTTTACAGCGGGAAAATGTCTTCCGTGACGACGTGGTCCATGAATTTCCTCGCCAGGATGAGATCCTGCAAAATGCTCCGGACGAATACGAGCATTATTTTGTCGCGCCCCCCACTTTTGATTAAGGTTGGATGATACGATGAGTAACAAGATTGAGACAGCTTTGTCACTGTCCGCCAGCATTCAAGGGGGTCAGGTCAGCGTGCTGGACGCCCTCTCCCCTATGATAAATTCTATCGAACAAGATTCCAGTCTGTTTGCATTGTTCGACCGTCAATCGGTCTTGGATCAGATCCAGAAGGTACAGCAGCGCCTGGATGCAGGCGAATCCCTTCCTTTGGCCGGTATTCCTGTGGGGGTGGGCGAAAACATCTGTACCCTCAATGAAGAAACCGCATCGGGTTCCAAGATGCTTGGTGGTTTTAAGCCTCCTTTTGAGGCGACAGCTGTCACCAAGCTAAAAGAAGCCGGCGCCATCATCATGGGCAAGCTCCGTGTGGATGAATTCGCCTGTGACGGCCTCGGTTGTACTGCTCCCCAAGCTGTCGCACAGGATCAGGTTCTACTTGCTTTTTGCACCGATACGGCGGGTTCCTTACGCGTCCCTGCCGCT
This genomic window contains:
- the aspS gene encoding aspartate--tRNA ligase — its product is MSANQYRTHSCGELTEKNLNEMVILSGWVDTIRDHGGVAFVDLRDQDGITQVVIHDDNLLKDVHRETVVCVRGKVVKRDEETINLKIPTGTLEVMVDSLEILGYSNPNLPFEIQNSTETREDVRLRYRFLDLRNPKVHDNILFRSKVVSFLRRKMEDLGFDEINTPILTCSSPEGARDYIIPSRKYEGKFYALPQAPQQFKQLLMVGGFNKYFQIAPCFRDEDARADRSPGEFYQLDFEMAFATQEDVFAVADEVLYDVFTTFSDKKVSPKPFVRIPYEEAMLKYGTDKPDLRNPLVITNLSDFFVDVDFMPFKNRPVRGIVVEDCAKMPKSFFENMLKYATSIGMKGLGYLTMLEGMQFKGPIAKFLTPEKQQELVDRLSLKKDDTLFFISDAKTVVDRLAGLIRTELAERKGIIDKDRFEFCYITDFPMYEKNEEGNIDFTHNPFSMPQGGLEALETMNPLDIKAYQYDIVCNGVELSSGAVRNHRPDIMVKAFEIAGYSKDEVEKRFGALYNAFQYGAPPHAGMAPGVDRMIMLLKDEESIREVIAFPMNASAQDLLLGAPGNVTEQQLREVHIKLR
- the gatC gene encoding Asp-tRNA(Asn)/Glu-tRNA(Gln) amidotransferase subunit GatC — encoded protein: MQLTNDLLTTMEDLALVHFEGAERDAAVADLEEVLSCLEGIQSVDTGDRQPLIHILQRENVFRDDVVHEFPRQDEILQNAPDEYEHYFVAPPTFD